One window from the genome of Streptomyces sp. NBC_00287 encodes:
- a CDS encoding SpoIIE family protein phosphatase: protein MAGFLGRLRSLVSARTVAQQVFLLQAAIVVLLVVAAVVALVLQVRADTEREARNRSLAVAQAFAHAPGVVEALADPDPTALLQPRAEAAREATDVDFIVVMTRDGIRYTHPNPDRIGKHFIGTIAPAAAGGVVRETYTGTLGPSVRAVVPVADGDGRIVGLVAAGVTLASVGGIVDHQLPMLLGSAAAALALATGGTALVSRRLLRQTHGLGPAEMTRMYEHHDAVLHSVREGVLILDGRSRLALANDEARRLLGLAGDAEGRPCRDLGIGRDLAQLFTSRRDATDEVHLARGRLLAVSQRATDRDGGPPGSVATLRDTTELRTMTGRADVAQERLKLLYDAGLEIGTTLDVTRTSQELADFAVPRFADFVSVDLADPVLRGEEPKVGRTDMRRVAFQGMREGSPLYPIGKLIHFAPATPQAFGFGTGRTVLEADMPAFSGWQEQDPENARRLVDFGIHAMLTVPLRARGVIMGMATFWRADKPEPFEPDDVSLAEELVARAAVSIDNARRYTREHTLSVTLQRSLLPRALPLQSALDVAYRYLPAHAAQGGVGGDWFDVIPLPGARVALVVGDIVGHGLHAAATMGRLRTAVHNFSALDLAPDELLGHLDELVARIDQDEGDDRSAPVTGATCLYAVYDPSRGLCTLSRAGHLEPALVHPDGDVEFPTIPGGPPLGLGGSLPFEATELRLSEGSGLVLYTDGLVEDRGRDIDEGLELLRRALATAPPTHGRTPEETCKAVLEALLPERPHDDVALVVARTRMLAADRIAAWDVPDDPAAVARVRAAATRTLDDWGLTEEAFTTELILSELVTNALRHAAAPIHVRLIRDRTLICEVSDGSSTAPHLRSAATTDEGGRGLFLVAQFAERWGTRYTPNGKVIWTEQPLAGDAPGSP, encoded by the coding sequence ATGGCCGGATTCCTCGGCCGCCTGCGCTCGCTGGTGAGCGCGCGTACCGTCGCCCAGCAGGTCTTCCTGCTCCAGGCGGCGATCGTCGTGCTCCTCGTCGTCGCCGCGGTGGTGGCCCTGGTGCTACAGGTCCGCGCCGACACCGAGCGGGAAGCCCGCAACCGGTCACTCGCCGTGGCTCAGGCCTTCGCGCACGCGCCGGGCGTCGTCGAAGCCCTGGCGGATCCGGATCCCACCGCGCTGCTCCAGCCGCGTGCCGAGGCGGCGCGCGAGGCGACCGACGTGGACTTCATCGTCGTGATGACCCGGGACGGGATCCGATACACCCACCCCAACCCCGACCGGATCGGCAAGCACTTCATCGGCACCATCGCCCCGGCCGCGGCGGGCGGAGTCGTACGCGAGACGTACACCGGAACCCTCGGGCCGTCCGTGCGGGCCGTGGTCCCCGTGGCCGACGGCGACGGCCGGATCGTCGGTCTGGTGGCCGCCGGAGTGACGCTGGCCAGCGTGGGCGGGATCGTGGACCACCAGCTGCCGATGCTGCTCGGCTCGGCGGCGGCCGCGCTCGCCCTCGCCACCGGCGGCACCGCGCTGGTCAGCCGACGGCTGCTGCGCCAGACACATGGGCTGGGACCCGCCGAGATGACGCGGATGTACGAGCATCACGACGCCGTCCTGCACTCGGTACGGGAGGGTGTGCTGATCCTGGACGGCCGGTCGCGTCTGGCACTGGCGAACGACGAGGCGCGTCGGCTGCTCGGGCTGGCCGGGGACGCGGAGGGGCGGCCCTGCCGCGACCTGGGCATCGGCCGCGACCTCGCCCAGCTGTTCACCTCCCGGCGGGACGCCACCGACGAGGTGCACTTGGCCCGGGGCCGCCTGCTCGCCGTCAGCCAGCGGGCGACCGACCGGGACGGCGGGCCGCCCGGCAGCGTGGCTACGCTGCGGGACACCACCGAGCTGCGGACGATGACCGGCCGGGCGGACGTGGCGCAGGAGCGGCTGAAGCTGCTGTACGACGCGGGTCTTGAGATCGGCACCACCCTCGACGTCACCCGCACCTCCCAGGAGCTGGCCGACTTCGCGGTGCCGCGGTTCGCCGACTTCGTCAGCGTCGATCTCGCCGATCCGGTGCTGCGGGGCGAGGAGCCCAAGGTGGGCCGCACGGACATGCGACGGGTGGCGTTCCAGGGCATGCGGGAGGGCAGCCCGCTCTATCCGATCGGCAAGCTGATCCACTTCGCCCCGGCCACCCCGCAGGCCTTCGGCTTCGGCACGGGCCGGACCGTGCTGGAGGCGGACATGCCCGCGTTCTCCGGCTGGCAGGAGCAGGATCCCGAGAACGCCCGCAGACTCGTGGACTTCGGGATCCACGCGATGCTCACGGTCCCGCTGCGCGCCCGCGGCGTCATCATGGGCATGGCCACCTTCTGGCGCGCCGACAAGCCCGAGCCCTTCGAACCGGACGATGTCTCCCTCGCCGAGGAGCTGGTGGCGCGGGCCGCCGTCAGCATCGACAACGCCCGCCGCTACACCCGCGAGCACACCCTGTCGGTCACGCTCCAGCGCAGCCTGCTGCCCCGGGCGCTGCCCCTCCAGAGCGCCCTCGACGTCGCCTACCGCTATCTGCCCGCGCACGCGGCGCAGGGAGGGGTCGGCGGCGACTGGTTCGACGTCATCCCGCTGCCGGGCGCGCGCGTGGCGCTGGTCGTCGGGGACATCGTGGGACATGGACTGCACGCGGCGGCCACGATGGGACGGCTCCGTACAGCGGTCCACAACTTCTCCGCCCTGGACCTCGCGCCCGACGAACTCCTCGGCCATCTGGACGAGTTGGTCGCCCGCATCGATCAGGACGAGGGCGACGACCGGAGCGCGCCGGTCACCGGAGCGACCTGCCTGTACGCCGTGTACGACCCGTCCCGCGGGCTGTGCACCCTCTCCCGCGCCGGCCATCTCGAACCGGCCCTCGTCCACCCCGACGGCGACGTCGAGTTCCCCACGATCCCGGGCGGCCCCCCGCTGGGCCTGGGCGGCAGCCTGCCCTTCGAGGCGACCGAGCTGCGGCTGTCCGAGGGCAGCGGCCTAGTCCTGTACACGGACGGACTGGTCGAGGACCGGGGCCGCGACATCGACGAGGGCCTTGAGCTGCTGCGCAGGGCGCTCGCCACGGCGCCGCCGACGCACGGCCGTACGCCCGAGGAGACCTGCAAGGCGGTACTGGAGGCCCTGCTGCCCGAGCGGCCGCACGACGACGTCGCCCTCGTGGTCGCCCGGACGCGGATGCTCGCCGCCGACCGCATCGCGGCCTGGGACGTCCCGGACGACCCCGCTGCCGTGGCCCGGGTCCGGGCGGCGGCCACCCGCACGCTGGACGACTGGGGGCTGACGGAAGAGGCGTTCACGACCGAGCTGATCCTCAGCGAGCTGGTCACGAACGCCCTCCGCCACGCCGCCGCCCCCATCCACGTCCGCCTGATCCGCGACCGCACCCTGATCTGCGAGGTCTCCGACGGCAGCAGCACCGCCCCGCACCTGCGCAGCGCGGCCACGACGGACGAGGGCGGCCGGGGCCTGTTCCTGGTGGCCCAGTTCGCCGAGCGGTGGGGTACGCGGTACACACCGAACGGCAAGGTGATCTGGACGGAACAGCCGCTGGCGGGCGATGCGCCGGGGTCGCCGTGA
- a CDS encoding glyceraldehyde-3-phosphate dehydrogenase — MTVNDDSFTNWKNREEIAESMIPIIGKLHRERDVTVLLHSRSLVNKSVVSILKTHRFARQIAGEELSVTETLPFLQALTALDLGPSQIDIGMLAATYKSDDRGLSVAEFTAEAVAGATGANKIEGGAGRDVVLYGFGRIGRLVARLLIEKAGSGNGLRLRAIVVRGGGEQDLVKRASLLRRDSIHGQFQGTITVDEATGTIFANGNAIKVIYANDPSEVDYTAYGIKDAILIDNTGKWRDREGLSQHLRPGIDKVVLTAPGKGDVPNIVHGVNHDTIKPDEQILSCASCTTNAIVPPLKAMADEYGVVRGHVETVHSFTNDQNLLDNYHKADRRGRSAPLNMVITETGAASAVAKALPDLKAPITGSSIRVPVPDVSIAILSLRLGRETTREEVLEYLRDVSLNSPLKRQIDFTTAPDAVSMDFVGSRHASIVDAGATKVDGDNAILYLWYDNEFGYSCQVIRVVQHVSGVEYPTFPSPAV, encoded by the coding sequence GTGACTGTCAACGACGACTCGTTCACCAACTGGAAGAACCGCGAGGAGATCGCGGAGTCGATGATCCCGATCATCGGGAAGCTGCACCGCGAGCGGGATGTGACGGTCCTGCTGCACAGCCGCTCCTTGGTGAACAAGTCGGTGGTCAGCATCCTGAAGACCCACCGGTTCGCGCGGCAGATCGCGGGCGAGGAACTGTCGGTCACCGAGACGCTGCCCTTCCTGCAGGCACTCACCGCTCTTGACCTCGGCCCGTCCCAGATCGACATCGGCATGCTCGCCGCGACGTACAAGTCCGACGACCGCGGCCTGTCGGTGGCGGAGTTCACCGCGGAGGCCGTCGCCGGCGCCACGGGCGCCAACAAGATCGAGGGCGGCGCGGGCCGTGACGTCGTGCTCTACGGCTTCGGGCGCATCGGCCGCCTCGTCGCCCGGCTGCTGATCGAGAAGGCAGGCTCCGGCAACGGTCTGCGGCTGCGTGCCATCGTCGTGCGTGGCGGCGGTGAGCAGGATCTGGTCAAGCGTGCCTCGCTGCTGCGCCGGGACTCCATCCACGGCCAGTTCCAGGGCACGATCACCGTCGACGAGGCGACCGGCACGATCTTCGCCAACGGCAACGCGATCAAGGTGATCTACGCCAACGACCCGTCCGAGGTCGACTACACGGCGTACGGCATCAAGGACGCCATCCTGATCGACAACACCGGCAAGTGGCGTGACCGCGAGGGCCTCTCGCAGCATCTGCGTCCCGGTATCGACAAGGTCGTCCTGACCGCGCCCGGCAAGGGCGACGTCCCGAACATCGTGCACGGTGTCAACCACGACACGATCAAGCCGGACGAGCAGATCCTGTCCTGCGCCTCCTGCACCACCAACGCGATCGTCCCGCCGCTGAAGGCGATGGCCGACGAGTACGGCGTCGTCCGCGGCCATGTGGAGACCGTCCACTCGTTCACCAACGACCAGAACCTGCTGGACAATTACCACAAGGCCGACCGTCGTGGCCGTTCCGCGCCGCTGAACATGGTGATCACCGAGACCGGTGCCGCCTCCGCCGTCGCCAAGGCGCTGCCCGACCTCAAGGCGCCCATCACCGGCAGCTCGATCCGCGTCCCCGTGCCGGACGTCTCGATCGCGATCCTCAGCCTGCGCCTGGGCCGGGAGACCACCCGCGAGGAGGTCCTGGAGTACCTCCGGGACGTCTCGCTGAACTCGCCGCTGAAGCGCCAGATCGACTTCACCACGGCCCCCGACGCCGTCTCGATGGACTTCGTCGGCTCGCGCCACGCGTCGATCGTCGACGCCGGCGCGACCAAGGTCGACGGCGACAACGCGATCCTCTACCTCTGGTACGACAACGAGTTCGGCTACTCCTGCCAGGTCATCCGGGTCGTCCAGCACGTCTCCGGAGTGGAGTACCCGACGTTCCCGTCCCCGGCGGTCTGA
- a CDS encoding SpoIIE family protein phosphatase: MNAPREEPDAPTSAGPRALFDASSDAAAVVSGQGVVLGWTRAAEELLGHPASQIVGGSAARLLAMPGDPVRMAGVAERCRAGMGWSGLIPLRHRDGRRIDADLRVSASFRIGADECFLISAREQRPQWTVGQSVLDGFLTRSPVGMAVMDTQLRYVWLNDTLERFGGVPREQRLGRRLSELLPGLQAETIEGLMRKVLDTGLPVTDYEYVGWSWADPHRQHAYSTSFFPLVDPDNSITGVCYMVSDVTERWNARQLLALVNEAGTRIGTTLDVLRTAQELADFAVPRFADFVVVDLLEPVLSTEGHGAWLTDAGPAPAKPVMRRAGMSSVREGCPEAVARIGDRVDFVPPPHDAHLIVDGEPVLVPVLDPSDELWVTEQPARAESMREFGLHSLISVPMRARNTALGLTTFLRSLNPVSFQPDDVLVAQELVARAALCVDNARRYTREHTAAVTLQRSLLPQALTGGTALEVASSYLPADPTGGVGGDWFDVIPLSGARVGLVVGDVVGHGITAAAAMGRLRTAVQTLADMELPPDELLAHLDDLVLRLSEEHPDGEGAEAAHRNTTAFLGATCLYAVYDPVTRRCTMARAGHPPPVVVAPDGQVSFPEPPAGPPLGLGGMAFEAGEIELAENSLLGLYTDGLVEAADGDIERGMARLGDLLSRREFDLGTLCSSAVRQLVPVPQPDDIALLLARTHALGAEHVVSWDVPADPAAVADIRARATRQVEAWGLEELAMTTELIVSELVTNAIRYAEPPIRLRLLRDTRLTCEVSDASSTAPRLRHARSMDEGGRGLFLVAQLSQRWGARYTADGKIIWAEREIP, from the coding sequence ATGAACGCACCGCGAGAGGAACCGGACGCGCCCACGTCCGCAGGACCGCGCGCACTTTTCGACGCGTCCTCCGACGCGGCGGCGGTGGTGTCCGGACAAGGTGTGGTGCTCGGCTGGACCCGGGCCGCGGAGGAACTCCTCGGCCACCCGGCGTCGCAGATCGTCGGCGGCTCGGCCGCGCGTCTGCTGGCAATGCCCGGTGATCCGGTACGAATGGCCGGTGTCGCGGAGCGCTGCCGGGCCGGTATGGGATGGAGCGGGCTCATCCCCCTACGGCACCGCGACGGCCGCCGTATCGACGCGGACCTGCGGGTCTCCGCGTCGTTCCGGATCGGCGCGGACGAGTGCTTTCTGATCTCGGCGCGGGAGCAGCGCCCGCAGTGGACGGTGGGCCAGTCGGTCCTCGACGGTTTCCTGACCCGTTCGCCGGTCGGCATGGCCGTGATGGACACGCAGCTGCGCTACGTCTGGCTGAACGACACCCTGGAGCGCTTCGGCGGGGTGCCCCGTGAGCAGCGGCTGGGGCGGCGGCTGAGCGAACTGCTGCCCGGGCTGCAGGCGGAGACGATCGAAGGCCTGATGCGCAAGGTCCTCGACACCGGCCTTCCGGTCACCGACTACGAGTACGTCGGATGGAGTTGGGCCGATCCGCACCGCCAACACGCCTACTCCACCTCCTTCTTCCCGCTCGTGGACCCCGACAACTCGATCACCGGGGTCTGCTACATGGTCTCGGACGTCACCGAGCGGTGGAACGCCCGCCAGCTGCTGGCGCTGGTCAACGAGGCCGGAACACGGATCGGCACGACCCTGGACGTGCTGCGGACGGCCCAGGAACTCGCCGACTTCGCCGTGCCCCGCTTCGCGGACTTCGTCGTCGTAGATCTGCTGGAGCCCGTTCTCAGCACCGAGGGGCACGGAGCGTGGCTCACCGACGCGGGGCCGGCACCCGCCAAGCCGGTGATGCGCCGGGCCGGAATGAGCTCGGTGCGCGAGGGCTGCCCGGAGGCCGTGGCGCGGATCGGGGACCGCGTGGACTTCGTGCCCCCGCCGCACGACGCGCATCTGATCGTCGACGGCGAGCCGGTCCTTGTTCCGGTCCTTGATCCGTCCGACGAACTGTGGGTCACCGAACAGCCCGCGCGAGCGGAGAGCATGCGCGAGTTCGGCCTGCACTCCCTCATCTCCGTGCCGATGCGGGCACGCAACACCGCCCTGGGCCTCACCACGTTCCTACGGTCGCTCAATCCCGTCTCCTTCCAGCCCGACGACGTCCTGGTCGCCCAGGAGCTGGTGGCCCGCGCGGCGCTGTGCGTCGACAACGCCCGTCGCTACACCCGGGAACACACGGCCGCGGTCACCCTGCAACGCAGCCTGCTGCCCCAGGCCCTGACGGGCGGTACGGCGCTGGAGGTGGCCTCCTCCTATCTGCCGGCGGATCCGACGGGCGGGGTCGGCGGTGACTGGTTCGACGTGATCCCGCTCTCCGGCGCCCGCGTGGGCCTGGTCGTCGGTGACGTCGTCGGCCACGGCATCACCGCGGCGGCGGCGATGGGCCGGCTGCGCACCGCCGTGCAGACCCTCGCCGACATGGAGCTGCCGCCCGACGAACTGCTGGCCCATCTGGACGACCTGGTGCTCCGGCTCAGCGAGGAGCATCCCGATGGCGAGGGGGCCGAGGCGGCCCACCGGAACACCACCGCCTTCCTCGGCGCGACCTGCCTGTACGCCGTCTACGATCCGGTCACCCGGCGCTGCACGATGGCCCGCGCCGGACACCCGCCGCCGGTCGTCGTCGCGCCCGACGGGCAGGTCTCCTTCCCGGAGCCCCCGGCCGGGCCGCCGCTCGGTCTTGGCGGGATGGCGTTCGAGGCCGGTGAGATCGAGCTCGCCGAGAACAGCCTGCTCGGCCTCTACACCGACGGCCTCGTCGAGGCGGCCGACGGCGACATCGAGCGGGGCATGGCCCGGCTCGGCGACCTGCTGTCCCGGCGCGAGTTCGACCTCGGCACCCTGTGCTCGTCGGCGGTCCGGCAGCTCGTGCCCGTACCGCAGCCCGACGACATCGCCCTGCTCCTGGCGCGCACCCACGCCCTGGGCGCCGAGCACGTCGTCTCGTGGGACGTACCCGCGGACCCGGCCGCCGTCGCAGACATCCGGGCCCGGGCGACCCGCCAGGTGGAGGCCTGGGGCCTCGAGGAACTGGCCATGACGACGGAGCTGATCGTGAGCGAGCTGGTCACCAACGCGATCCGCTACGCCGAACCACCCATCCGCCTACGGCTCCTCCGCGACACCCGCCTGACCTGCGAGGTCTCCGACGCCAGCAGCACCGCCCCGCGGCTGCGCCACGCCCGGAGCATGGACGAGGGCGGCCGCGGCCTGTTCCTGGTGGCCCAGCTCTCCCAACGCTGGGGCGCCCGCTACACGGCCGACGGGAAGATCATCTGGGCCGAACGGGAGATCCCGTGA
- a CDS encoding PP2C family protein-serine/threonine phosphatase: protein MSQAPHHGHDHWPRRLVAALPLLIVSAVVLVHFVTGSGTTWLPLLAAGPALAATANGPRGVVCAGLLAATAGVALGIHADAPGSELAVVLAALMAVTLAGGLASALRGRRERVLAAVRSVAEAAQHALLQPIPATVGPFQVAVRYSAAAAEARIGGDLYALVSTPYGVRLIVGDVRGKGLPAVGTAALVLGVFREAAYDEPDLLDVVARIERSLARNLGADDFVTAVVAGYPRAGQLEVVNCGHAPPLLVRDRSVVPVDPDRPAPPLGLRALSGESPALQVLPFADGDQLLLYTDGVTEARNHHREFYPLAEGLARHTCHEPARTVTALHDELLAHVGGRLHDDAALLLLHMPGSPVSPGARGTARPATMAQQTNDGTARHFPHGTPSGGPQRSAPC, encoded by the coding sequence ATGAGCCAGGCCCCACACCATGGTCATGATCACTGGCCGAGGCGACTGGTCGCCGCGCTGCCCCTGCTGATCGTCTCCGCCGTCGTGCTCGTCCACTTCGTCACTGGGTCCGGGACGACGTGGTTGCCGCTGCTCGCCGCGGGGCCGGCGCTCGCCGCGACGGCCAACGGGCCGCGCGGGGTCGTCTGTGCGGGGTTGCTGGCCGCCACCGCGGGCGTGGCCCTCGGCATCCACGCGGATGCTCCTGGCAGCGAGCTCGCGGTCGTCCTGGCCGCCCTGATGGCCGTCACCCTGGCGGGCGGCCTGGCCAGCGCGCTGCGCGGACGGCGTGAGCGCGTGCTGGCCGCGGTCCGCTCCGTCGCCGAAGCCGCCCAACACGCGCTGCTGCAGCCCATACCGGCGACGGTCGGCCCGTTCCAGGTGGCCGTCCGCTACAGCGCCGCCGCGGCGGAGGCCCGGATCGGCGGCGACCTCTACGCTCTCGTGTCCACGCCGTACGGGGTCAGGCTGATCGTCGGCGATGTGCGCGGCAAGGGGCTGCCGGCCGTGGGAACCGCCGCTCTGGTGCTCGGTGTCTTCCGTGAGGCCGCCTACGACGAGCCGGACCTTCTCGACGTCGTCGCGCGGATCGAGCGGAGCCTGGCGCGCAATCTGGGCGCCGACGACTTCGTCACTGCCGTGGTCGCCGGATACCCGCGGGCCGGGCAGCTGGAGGTGGTCAACTGCGGCCATGCGCCGCCGCTGCTGGTGCGCGACCGCAGCGTCGTACCGGTCGACCCGGACCGTCCGGCCCCGCCCCTCGGACTGCGCGCCCTCTCGGGTGAGAGCCCCGCACTGCAAGTGCTGCCCTTCGCCGACGGGGACCAGCTGCTGCTGTACACCGACGGTGTCACGGAGGCCCGCAACCACCACCGCGAGTTCTACCCGCTCGCCGAGGGCCTGGCCCGGCACACCTGCCATGAACCGGCCCGCACCGTCACCGCACTCCACGACGAACTGCTGGCCCACGTCGGCGGCCGCCTGCACGACGACGCGGCCCTGCTCCTGCTCCACATGCCGGGTTCGCCAGTGTCCCCAGGGGCGCGGGGAACTGCGCGACCAGCCACCATGGCGCAGCAGACGAACGACGGCACCGCGCGGCACTTTCCGCACGGCACTCCCAGTGGAGGGCCCCAGCGCAGCGCCCCGTGTTAG
- a CDS encoding SpoIIE family protein phosphatase, translating to MTAESESFEPDGGGYGPEPPRPTGLLDMLSVAAVVLDADGRIVFWTPQAEDLFGYTSEEALGTYAARLFVHPEHLPSVTKLFAEVLETGRSWAGTFPIRHKDGSTRLTEFRNMRLLDDLGDAYALGIAADHSLLQRVETDLALCERLINQSPIGLALLDPDLHYLLVNPALERIDATPAEDHIGRRLRETLPLPDIDTIESCLRQVLTTGTPLLDQYHVGRPPADPEHEHAWSLSFYRLEDPAGRVLGAAISFVDVTERHRAAAEADRARRRLALVADASTRVGTTLEVEQTARELADIATPELADVVAVDVLDSALACRRMRRPDNGPELFRALALKAAYPSMALRAADPPGDLAAYEGDRLVTLCVHTARPVLVRHVGEHDLPRIARDAEATSLLARAGVHSYLAVPLIAHGEVLGALDLKRTRNPVPFDDDDVVLASELATRAAVAIDNARWFQSVRNTALTLQRSLLPDHAPHHTGLELASRYQPAQATSEVGGDWYDVIPLDDERTALVVGDVMGNGIDAAATMGRLRTATCAYADLDLEPGAVLQHLDKITCDLEHYIVTCLYAVYDPRTRQCHIANAGHMPPALAHSGRPPELLELPAGAPLGVGGIPFEATTVTLDPGDLLVLYTDGLVETRLHPIDDRLNVLLDFLDEPQRPLEETCDLLLYGLRHPDDHDDVALLVARVL from the coding sequence ATGACAGCAGAATCCGAATCCTTCGAGCCCGACGGTGGCGGGTACGGCCCCGAGCCGCCTCGCCCGACCGGCCTGCTGGACATGCTGAGCGTGGCCGCGGTGGTCCTCGACGCCGACGGGCGCATCGTCTTCTGGACCCCGCAGGCCGAGGACCTCTTCGGCTACACCTCCGAGGAGGCCCTCGGCACGTACGCGGCGCGGCTGTTCGTCCACCCCGAGCACCTGCCGTCCGTGACGAAGCTGTTCGCCGAGGTGCTGGAGACCGGCCGGAGCTGGGCCGGCACCTTCCCCATACGGCACAAGGACGGCAGCACCCGGCTGACCGAGTTCCGCAACATGCGGCTGCTGGACGATCTCGGGGATGCCTACGCCTTGGGCATCGCGGCCGACCACTCCCTGCTCCAGCGTGTCGAGACCGACCTGGCGCTGTGCGAGCGGCTGATCAACCAGTCCCCGATCGGCCTCGCCCTCCTCGACCCCGACCTGCACTATCTGCTGGTCAACCCGGCACTGGAGCGCATCGACGCCACCCCGGCCGAGGACCACATCGGCCGTCGGCTGAGGGAGACACTGCCGCTCCCGGACATCGACACCATCGAGTCCTGCCTACGTCAGGTGCTCACCACCGGCACTCCGCTGCTCGACCAGTACCACGTGGGCCGCCCGCCGGCCGACCCGGAGCACGAGCACGCCTGGTCCCTGTCCTTCTACCGGCTGGAGGACCCCGCCGGGCGGGTCCTGGGCGCGGCCATCTCCTTCGTCGACGTCACCGAGCGGCATCGCGCGGCCGCCGAGGCCGACCGGGCCCGGCGGCGCCTCGCCCTCGTCGCGGACGCCTCCACGCGCGTGGGCACCACGCTGGAGGTGGAGCAGACCGCCCGCGAACTCGCCGACATCGCCACTCCCGAACTGGCCGATGTGGTTGCCGTGGACGTCCTGGACTCCGCCCTCGCCTGCCGCCGTATGCGCCGACCGGACAACGGCCCCGAGCTGTTCCGTGCCCTCGCCCTCAAGGCGGCCTACCCCAGCATGGCCCTGCGAGCCGCCGACCCGCCCGGAGACCTCGCCGCCTACGAGGGCGACCGCCTGGTCACCCTGTGCGTCCACACCGCCCGTCCGGTGCTGGTGCGCCATGTCGGCGAGCACGATCTGCCACGCATCGCCCGGGACGCGGAGGCCACCTCCCTGCTGGCCCGCGCCGGCGTCCACTCCTATCTCGCGGTGCCGTTGATCGCGCACGGCGAGGTGCTCGGCGCGCTCGACCTCAAACGCACCCGCAACCCGGTGCCGTTCGACGACGACGATGTCGTCCTGGCGAGCGAGCTGGCCACCCGGGCCGCCGTGGCCATCGACAACGCCCGCTGGTTCCAGAGCGTGCGCAACACCGCTCTCACCCTCCAGCGCAGCCTGCTGCCCGACCACGCGCCGCACCACACCGGCCTGGAGCTGGCCTCCCGCTACCAGCCCGCCCAGGCCACCAGCGAGGTCGGCGGCGACTGGTACGACGTCATCCCGCTGGACGACGAGAGGACCGCCCTGGTCGTCGGCGACGTCATGGGCAACGGCATCGACGCCGCCGCCACCATGGGGAGGCTGCGCACCGCCACCTGCGCCTACGCGGACCTCGACCTCGAACCCGGCGCCGTTCTGCAGCACCTCGACAAGATCACCTGCGATTTGGAGCACTACATCGTCACCTGCCTGTACGCGGTGTACGACCCCCGCACGAGACAGTGCCACATCGCCAACGCCGGACACATGCCGCCCGCGCTGGCCCACTCCGGCCGGCCGCCCGAGCTGCTCGAACTGCCCGCCGGAGCGCCACTCGGCGTCGGCGGCATCCCCTTCGAGGCCACCACCGTCACCCTGGACCCCGGCGATCTGCTGGTCCTCTACACCGACGGCCTGGTCGAGACCCGCCTCCACCCCATCGACGACCGCCTGAACGTTCTCCTCGACTTCCTCGACGAACCCCAGCGACCGCTCGAGGAGACCTGCGACCTCCTGCTGTACGGCCTGCGCCATCCCGACGACCACGACGACGTGGCCCTTCTCGTCGCGCGGGTCCTGTAG
- a CDS encoding IclR family transcriptional regulator: MGASAGPTLIGSVQRAFRLLEAVSAHENGAPAKQLARETGLPLATAYHLLRTLVHDGYLRKLDDGGFILGERLQTLHTAGRTQALLTRIRPTLAALRDELSTAAYLTFYEEGEIRVAEIVDGPHAPRVDLWVGFEDAGHATALGKSVLSELDDEARKDYLSRHQLADLTPRTITRPAELLRRLDSSPMAPAITDMEEYTLGTVCVAVPVYSGNTLGSLGVSLRADRISRLEEIRARLLPTASRVTRGLSLSI; this comes from the coding sequence ATGGGTGCGAGCGCGGGCCCCACGCTCATCGGCTCCGTACAGCGGGCCTTCCGGCTGCTGGAGGCGGTGAGCGCGCACGAGAACGGCGCGCCGGCGAAGCAACTGGCACGGGAGACGGGCCTGCCCCTGGCCACGGCGTACCACCTGCTGCGGACGCTGGTGCACGACGGATATCTGCGCAAGCTCGACGATGGTGGGTTCATCCTGGGCGAGCGACTCCAGACGCTGCACACGGCGGGCCGGACCCAGGCGCTGCTCACCCGGATTCGCCCCACGCTCGCCGCCCTGCGGGACGAGCTGTCGACCGCCGCCTACCTCACCTTCTACGAGGAGGGGGAGATCCGGGTCGCCGAGATCGTCGACGGGCCGCACGCTCCCCGGGTCGACCTCTGGGTGGGGTTCGAGGACGCCGGGCACGCGACGGCGCTGGGCAAGTCGGTGCTGAGCGAGCTGGACGACGAAGCGCGCAAGGACTACCTGTCCCGGCATCAGCTCGCCGACCTCACGCCCAGGACGATCACCCGTCCCGCGGAGCTGCTCCGGCGGCTCGACTCCTCTCCCATGGCCCCGGCCATCACGGACATGGAGGAGTACACCCTCGGCACGGTCTGCGTCGCGGTACCCGTCTACAGCGGGAACACCCTCGGCTCACTCGGCGTCTCGCTGAGGGCCGACCGGATCTCCCGCCTGGAGGAGATCAGAGCGCGGCTGCTCCCGACCGCGAGCCGCGTGACCAGAGGGCTCTCGCTCAGTATCTGA